The following proteins come from a genomic window of Edaphobacter sp. 4G125:
- a CDS encoding GRP family sugar transporter: MEKTKQHGLSLHGLGVICGLTAGVWLGAAEAPTKLVNAGLSPFAVSLCMVAGVFTARWTFPTLLKGTGYVFTDLMEKKHLIVWALLAGALWAVANTLTVFAIRDVGLAVAFPLWNANSLIGLFWGRVLFKELKGANAKNISKVVLGTVGIVVAAIMLGFSTLHGQASAGQHALRGILAAAGASLMWGTMYVPYRKAYISGMNPLSFVTAFTVGELGTVFGLTLALDGGLHSPSFQLFHQPGLVFWLFLGGFVWVIGDLFQQFAAKYLGIGRGIPLSNTNQLWGLAWGALVFGELAGADSQHRLLVIAGSVIMILGALAIGTAVASSREQTSNEEAVLRECDRYGLDYNRTLASQAGDEFGGRDERRRWWDYAIVAAATGIFLWLGVKAVVPPLQMDLRWIGGLGVVLAVSLVAGAWSLWRRTRFS, translated from the coding sequence GTGGAGAAAACAAAACAACATGGCTTGTCGCTGCATGGGCTGGGAGTCATCTGCGGCCTGACTGCGGGGGTATGGTTGGGTGCAGCTGAGGCTCCCACGAAGTTGGTTAACGCAGGGTTGTCGCCATTTGCCGTCTCGCTCTGCATGGTTGCGGGCGTTTTTACGGCGCGCTGGACCTTCCCGACTTTGCTCAAAGGGACCGGCTATGTCTTCACGGACCTGATGGAGAAGAAGCACCTGATCGTGTGGGCTTTGCTGGCTGGTGCACTTTGGGCAGTCGCGAATACCCTAACGGTCTTTGCCATCCGCGATGTTGGTCTGGCCGTCGCGTTTCCGCTGTGGAATGCCAATTCCCTGATCGGCCTCTTCTGGGGGCGCGTGCTCTTCAAAGAGCTAAAGGGAGCAAACGCAAAGAACATCAGCAAGGTCGTCCTGGGGACTGTGGGGATCGTCGTCGCCGCCATCATGTTGGGCTTCAGCACGCTGCACGGGCAGGCTTCCGCGGGACAACACGCTCTTCGCGGCATCCTTGCCGCTGCCGGAGCCAGCCTGATGTGGGGAACAATGTATGTTCCCTATCGCAAGGCGTACATCAGCGGCATGAACCCGCTCTCGTTTGTCACAGCTTTTACGGTCGGTGAACTGGGAACCGTCTTCGGACTCACGCTCGCACTCGATGGCGGCCTGCACTCGCCGTCCTTCCAGTTGTTCCACCAGCCCGGTCTGGTCTTCTGGCTCTTTCTGGGCGGATTCGTTTGGGTGATCGGCGATCTCTTTCAGCAATTTGCGGCGAAGTACCTCGGTATCGGACGCGGCATTCCTCTCTCGAATACCAACCAGCTCTGGGGGTTGGCCTGGGGAGCGCTGGTCTTTGGAGAACTCGCAGGGGCTGACTCTCAACATCGCCTTCTCGTCATTGCCGGTTCGGTCATCATGATCCTCGGCGCGCTCGCCATTGGAACCGCAGTCGCCTCGTCCCGCGAACAGACCTCGAATGAAGAGGCTGTGTTGCGCGAGTGCGACCGCTATGGACTCGACTACAATCGCACTCTGGCCTCGCAGGCTGGCGACGAATTCGGAGGCCGCGATGAGCGCCGTCGCTGGTGGGACTATGCCATCGTCGCGGCTGCAACAGGAATCTTCCTCTGGCTGGGGGTCAAAGCCGTCGTGCCTCCTCTACAGATGGATCTCCGGTGGATTGGAGGACTCGGTGTCGTGCTCGCAGTCAGCCTGGTTGCCGGTGCCTGGAGTCTTTGGCGTAGGACGCGGTTTAGTTAG
- a CDS encoding LacI family DNA-binding transcriptional regulator: protein MAVRLKDIARDLGVSVVTVSKVLRGNSDIGEETRKRVLKRMKELNYQPNMLARGLASGKTYTVGMVVPDLVHPFFAEFAKSLSGVLRQSSRALILASSEEDPEIERQEIRMLLRRGIDVLLIASCQPNLRNFYELGDERTPYLLFDRNFPHLAAHFVGSDDLKVGELATAHLIEIGRKRIAHIAGRNTSPSYERLRGFRNKMIEAQLPVPEEYVVVCDAHMEDRGDKTGYEAMQQLLALPERPDAVFCYNDMTAIGAIAATLAAGLRVPEDIAIIGCGNMPYNDYLRIPLSSIDHGTTELGRIAGELALDLSSTPEQPPKSILVPPTLIVRASTQSN, encoded by the coding sequence ATGGCAGTAAGGCTCAAGGACATCGCGCGGGACCTCGGTGTGTCTGTTGTCACCGTCTCCAAGGTACTGCGGGGAAACAGCGACATCGGCGAAGAGACTCGCAAGCGCGTACTGAAGCGCATGAAGGAGCTGAACTATCAGCCCAACATGCTCGCGCGTGGTCTGGCCAGCGGGAAGACCTACACCGTAGGAATGGTCGTCCCTGACCTGGTCCATCCCTTTTTTGCGGAGTTTGCCAAATCGCTGAGCGGTGTTCTGCGTCAGAGCAGCCGCGCACTCATCCTTGCCTCCTCGGAAGAGGATCCCGAGATCGAGCGCCAGGAGATCCGCATGCTGCTTCGGCGCGGCATCGATGTTCTGCTGATCGCCTCCTGTCAGCCGAACCTGCGCAACTTCTATGAGTTGGGCGACGAACGCACGCCTTACCTTCTCTTCGACCGCAACTTTCCTCATCTTGCGGCGCATTTTGTTGGCTCCGATGACCTGAAGGTAGGTGAGTTGGCGACGGCGCATCTCATCGAGATCGGGCGCAAACGCATCGCGCATATTGCTGGCCGCAACACCAGCCCGTCGTACGAGCGCCTGCGAGGCTTTCGCAACAAGATGATCGAGGCCCAGCTTCCTGTTCCGGAAGAGTATGTGGTCGTTTGCGATGCTCATATGGAAGACCGTGGCGATAAGACCGGTTATGAAGCGATGCAGCAATTGCTGGCGCTTCCTGAGAGACCCGATGCTGTCTTTTGCTATAACGACATGACCGCCATCGGCGCCATCGCAGCGACGCTTGCCGCTGGCCTTCGTGTTCCCGAAGATATCGCCATCATCGGCTGCGGCAACATGCCCTATAACGACTACCTCCGGATTCCCCTCAGCTCAATCGATCACGGTACGACCGAATTGGGCCGCATCGCCGGTGAGTTGGCCCTTGACCTCAGCAGCACTCCGGAGCAGCCCCCCAAGAGCATCCTTGTACCTCCAACCCTGATCGTTCGCGCATCGACTCAATCAAACTAA
- the nhaA gene encoding Na+/H+ antiporter NhaA — translation MHRLIAPFLQFIQLEYSGSLLLLIASLVAVMLANSPLAPLYGVLLHSPIAVALGKISFHWTLHEAVNDGLMAIFFLVMGLEIKRELVTGELSSLRRALLPILAALGGVITPALIYLVLNSGKEGAHGWGIPIATDIAFSLAVLSLFGRRIPLGLKVFLVTLAIVDDIVGVLVIATVYTRHLNYGYLFAAILLFAGCLLLNRAGITRLSIYLSAGVLLWWTFHASGVHATLAGVLLAFAIPTTGHGSQESSKAQESPLHRLEAALHPWVSFGIVPLFAFANAGVALKDLNSDAVWDPIFLGIFFGLVFGKAIGITLFSWIAVQLKLAELPHGVSWKQLHAVAWLGGIGFTVSIFIAGLAFETEAQFALVRFAVLIASTAAALVGIFLLTNLSRRSRVPESFEEQVPI, via the coding sequence ATGCACCGATTGATTGCACCTTTTCTCCAATTTATCCAACTGGAGTATTCGGGCAGCCTCTTGTTGCTGATCGCTTCGCTCGTAGCAGTTATGCTTGCCAATTCTCCCCTCGCACCCTTATATGGGGTGCTGCTTCACTCTCCGATCGCAGTGGCATTGGGGAAGATCAGCTTCCATTGGACCCTTCACGAGGCTGTAAACGACGGTCTGATGGCGATCTTTTTTCTTGTGATGGGGCTGGAGATCAAGCGCGAGCTTGTGACCGGAGAGCTCTCGTCTCTGCGTCGGGCGCTGCTGCCCATTCTGGCTGCACTGGGAGGCGTAATTACTCCCGCACTGATCTATCTGGTCCTGAACAGCGGTAAAGAGGGTGCCCATGGTTGGGGAATTCCGATCGCAACCGACATCGCCTTCTCTCTGGCTGTCCTCTCTCTCTTTGGCCGGCGTATTCCACTGGGACTGAAGGTCTTTCTCGTTACCCTGGCAATCGTCGACGATATTGTGGGGGTGCTGGTGATCGCAACGGTGTATACGCGCCATTTGAACTATGGTTATCTCTTCGCAGCGATCCTGCTGTTTGCAGGCTGTCTTTTGCTTAACCGTGCGGGCATAACACGGTTGAGCATCTATCTTTCTGCGGGCGTTTTGTTGTGGTGGACCTTTCATGCTTCAGGAGTGCACGCCACACTGGCGGGAGTCCTGCTGGCCTTTGCGATTCCAACCACCGGTCATGGATCTCAGGAGAGCAGCAAGGCACAGGAGTCTCCTTTGCATCGTCTGGAGGCGGCACTACACCCCTGGGTTAGCTTTGGCATTGTGCCCCTCTTCGCCTTTGCCAACGCAGGCGTTGCCCTTAAGGATCTCAATAGTGATGCCGTGTGGGACCCCATCTTTCTGGGGATTTTTTTTGGACTTGTTTTCGGTAAAGCCATTGGCATTACCCTCTTCTCTTGGATCGCTGTGCAGCTGAAGCTTGCAGAACTGCCCCATGGAGTGAGCTGGAAGCAACTCCATGCAGTCGCGTGGCTTGGAGGCATAGGATTCACGGTTTCGATCTTTATTGCAGGTCTCGCTTTTGAGACGGAAGCTCAGTTTGCTCTCGTCCGCTTTGCTGTGTTGATCGCTTCAACTGCAGCGGCTTTGGTGGGAATCTTCCTTCTAACGAACCTCAGCCGCCGCTCCCGCGTTCCGGAGTCCTTCGAGGAGCAGGTTCCTATCTAA
- a CDS encoding WD40/YVTN/BNR-like repeat-containing protein, with amino-acid sequence MSKVRVLVGTRKGAFILTSDGKREKWEVSGPHFAGWEIYHMKGSPADPNRIYVSQTSGWFGQVVQRSDDGGVTWNPVGNKFAYEGVPGTHQWYDGTPHPWEFKRAWHLEPSLKNPDVVYAGVEDAAIFRTTDGGENWEEMPGLRKHGSGPHWQPGAGGMCLHTIILDPSNEKRMYIAISAAGAFRTDDGGETWKPINQGLRSEFIPDPTAEVGHCVHHIAMHPSRPGTLFMQKHWDVMRSDNAGDQWTEVSGNLPTDFGFVIDVHAHEPETIYVVPIKSDSEHFPLDGKLQVFRSRSGGNEWEPLIKGLPQSNCYVNVLRDAMAVDTLDKCGVYFGTTGGQVYASSDAGDSWAPIVRDLPPVLSVEVQTLA; translated from the coding sequence ATGAGCAAAGTACGGGTTCTGGTCGGTACACGGAAAGGCGCTTTTATCCTCACCTCGGATGGCAAGCGAGAGAAGTGGGAGGTCAGTGGCCCGCACTTCGCCGGGTGGGAGATCTACCACATGAAGGGCTCTCCCGCGGATCCGAACCGCATCTATGTCTCGCAGACTAGCGGCTGGTTTGGACAGGTTGTCCAGCGTTCCGACGATGGTGGTGTCACCTGGAATCCGGTCGGAAACAAGTTCGCTTACGAGGGTGTTCCCGGGACGCACCAGTGGTACGACGGCACTCCGCATCCGTGGGAGTTTAAACGCGCATGGCATCTGGAGCCTTCTCTTAAAAATCCTGATGTGGTTTATGCCGGTGTCGAGGATGCAGCGATCTTCCGCACCACCGATGGTGGAGAGAACTGGGAGGAGATGCCGGGACTGCGTAAGCATGGCTCCGGCCCGCATTGGCAACCGGGCGCAGGCGGCATGTGTCTGCATACGATCATTCTCGATCCGAGCAATGAGAAGCGGATGTACATCGCCATCTCGGCTGCTGGAGCCTTCCGTACCGATGACGGCGGCGAGACATGGAAGCCGATCAATCAAGGGCTGCGCTCGGAGTTCATTCCCGATCCAACGGCCGAGGTTGGGCACTGCGTCCATCACATCGCAATGCACCCGAGCCGCCCCGGAACATTGTTCATGCAGAAGCACTGGGACGTGATGCGTTCCGATAACGCCGGCGATCAATGGACCGAGGTAAGCGGGAATCTGCCCACGGACTTTGGCTTCGTGATCGATGTGCATGCACATGAGCCGGAGACCATCTACGTGGTTCCTATCAAGAGCGACAGCGAACACTTTCCACTCGATGGCAAGCTGCAGGTCTTTCGCAGCCGCTCAGGGGGCAACGAGTGGGAGCCATTGATCAAAGGACTTCCGCAGAGCAACTGTTATGTCAACGTGCTGCGCGATGCGATGGCGGTGGACACGCTCGATAAATGCGGAGTCTACTTTGGCACAACAGGTGGGCAGGTCTATGCTTCGTCGGATGCAGGGGATAGCTGGGCCCCGATTGTGCGCGATCTTCCTCCCGTACTCTCGGTTGAGGTGCAGACGCTCGCATGA
- a CDS encoding DinB family protein translates to MELNPYAKFLGDQEPIPVITATVERIHALVDSLSPAQVDRSPEPGKWSIREIVAHLADCELVFSVRLRQTLAEEHHIIQPFDQTVWGERYAAYDLNSALAMFTAARNWNLKFLTTVTEDDRHRPVTHPERGTMTLWTIVETMAGHDINHLQQIERVAKSA, encoded by the coding sequence ATGGAGCTCAACCCCTACGCAAAATTTCTTGGCGATCAGGAGCCGATTCCAGTCATCACTGCGACGGTCGAGCGAATCCACGCCCTCGTGGATTCGCTCTCTCCTGCCCAGGTGGATCGCAGTCCTGAACCAGGCAAATGGAGCATTCGAGAGATCGTCGCGCATCTTGCAGATTGCGAGCTGGTCTTTTCTGTCCGTCTGCGCCAGACGCTTGCAGAGGAGCACCATATCATTCAGCCCTTTGATCAGACGGTCTGGGGGGAGCGTTACGCTGCGTACGATCTGAACTCAGCCCTTGCCATGTTTACCGCAGCGCGAAACTGGAATCTCAAGTTCCTGACCACAGTCACCGAAGATGATCGGCATCGTCCTGTTACGCATCCCGAGCGTGGCACGATGACACTGTGGACGATTGTCGAGACGATGGCCGGGCACGACATCAATCACCTTCAGCAGATTGAACGGGTCGCGAAAAGCGCTTAG
- a CDS encoding RNA polymerase sigma factor, whose product MIRAVLAGDKNAYGTLVARHSQNVFRVAFRITGNEADADEVVQEAFLRGYQRLQSFESRSEFGTWIYRIAVNCALNMINKRKVEATYQIGEETDPEQHQVQVADAAPSPERSLLSREIEALQKTAMRTLTPTEKTAFLLRHMEGCSTGEIAETLHIAPNAAKQAVFRAVQKLRRNLAPLRVTP is encoded by the coding sequence ATGATCCGGGCAGTACTGGCCGGAGACAAAAACGCCTATGGCACGCTCGTCGCTCGCCATAGCCAGAACGTCTTTCGCGTGGCCTTCCGGATCACCGGCAATGAGGCGGACGCCGACGAGGTTGTGCAGGAAGCTTTTCTGCGCGGCTATCAGAGGCTCCAGAGCTTCGAGTCGCGATCTGAATTTGGAACCTGGATCTACCGCATCGCCGTGAACTGTGCACTCAACATGATCAACAAACGCAAAGTCGAAGCAACATACCAGATCGGAGAAGAGACCGATCCTGAGCAACATCAAGTGCAGGTCGCAGATGCCGCTCCCAGCCCAGAGCGCAGCCTGTTGAGCCGTGAGATTGAGGCGCTGCAAAAAACCGCCATGCGCACTCTGACCCCAACCGAGAAGACTGCCTTCCTGCTGCGGCATATGGAAGGGTGCAGCACCGGTGAGATCGCCGAAACGCTCCACATTGCTCCCAACGCTGCCAAACAAGCTGTCTTTCGCGCCGTGCAGAAGCTGCGCCGCAATCTGGCTCCTCTACGGGTGACCCCATGA
- a CDS encoding VOC family protein: protein MTTTPHSTAIPCLRYRDAHAAIEWLIRAFGFQKNAVYDGPDNTVVHAQLTHGEGGMIMLGSVDNKSEYGKLMVHPDEIGLRQTSSTCLIVSDADAVYATAKAAGAKMLLDIRDMDYGGRGFTCRDLEGYVWSIGSYNPWQTFA, encoded by the coding sequence ATGACAACAACACCTCACTCCACTGCGATTCCCTGTTTGCGCTATCGAGATGCACATGCTGCCATCGAGTGGCTGATACGTGCTTTCGGATTCCAGAAGAACGCTGTCTACGATGGCCCGGACAACACGGTCGTTCATGCTCAGCTCACCCATGGCGAAGGCGGGATGATTATGCTTGGCTCCGTCGACAACAAATCCGAGTACGGCAAATTGATGGTTCATCCCGACGAGATCGGATTACGCCAGACAAGCAGCACCTGTCTTATCGTTTCTGATGCGGATGCCGTTTATGCCACCGCTAAAGCTGCTGGAGCCAAGATGCTGCTCGACATTCGCGATATGGATTATGGCGGCCGAGGATTTACCTGTCGCGATCTCGAAGGCTATGTCTGGAGTATCGGAAGCTACAACCCCTGGCAAACCTTTGCATAG
- a CDS encoding MoaD/ThiS family protein produces MKIQVQLPAHLRTLAGVKGEIAVEVEGTPTQSSVLDAVEAAYPMLEGTIRDHTTKQRRSFLRFFACAQDLSHEPPDAPLPEEVVQGKEPFLVIGAVAGG; encoded by the coding sequence ATGAAGATTCAGGTGCAGTTGCCTGCGCATCTCCGCACTCTGGCGGGGGTCAAGGGAGAGATTGCTGTTGAAGTGGAAGGGACGCCAACTCAGTCCTCGGTGCTGGATGCGGTAGAGGCTGCATACCCGATGCTGGAAGGCACCATCCGCGACCACACCACAAAGCAACGTCGTTCTTTCCTCAGGTTCTTCGCTTGCGCGCAGGACCTTTCGCACGAGCCCCCGGATGCACCTCTTCCTGAAGAGGTGGTTCAGGGTAAAGAGCCGTTCCTGGTCATTGGGGCCGTGGCGGGAGGGTGA